Proteins encoded in a region of the Halostella limicola genome:
- a CDS encoding response regulator transcription factor — protein MTERATVLVVEDEVNLAELYASYLSDEYDVRTAYGGDEALAMMGPEVDVVLLDRKLPNTPGDEVLSRIRGRNYNAYVAMVTAVDPDFDIVDVPVDDYLCKPVTRADLLRMVEEFYARRTHDDLQRELSAKLVRRNVLAVEKTAAELEASEEFRRLEARIAELRDEVEHLSRSLDEADAGDARRGSVAGFSE, from the coding sequence ATGACTGAAAGGGCCACAGTCCTCGTCGTCGAAGACGAGGTGAACCTCGCGGAGCTCTACGCGTCCTACCTGTCGGACGAGTACGACGTCCGGACGGCGTACGGCGGGGACGAGGCCCTGGCGATGATGGGCCCGGAGGTGGACGTGGTCCTGCTCGACCGGAAGCTGCCGAACACCCCCGGCGACGAGGTGCTCAGCCGCATCCGCGGGCGGAACTACAACGCCTACGTGGCGATGGTGACCGCCGTCGACCCCGACTTCGACATCGTCGACGTGCCGGTCGACGACTACCTCTGCAAGCCCGTGACGCGGGCGGACCTGCTGAGGATGGTCGAGGAGTTCTACGCCCGGCGCACCCACGACGACCTCCAGCGCGAGCTCTCGGCGAAGCTCGTCCGCCGGAACGTCCTCGCCGTCGAGAAGACGGCGGCCGAACTCGAAGCAAGCGAGGAGTTCCGGCGCCTCGAAGCGCGCATCGCGGAGCTCCGGGACGAGGTCGAGCACCTCTCGCGGTCGCTCGACGAGGCGGACGCCGGGGACGCTCGGCGCGGGTCCGTGGCGGGGTTCTCCGAATAG
- a CDS encoding glycoside hydrolase family 68 protein, with translation MSLYDAAPDGGGRTAAWTRGQAREVARSDDVVAPVVYPPETDPLSDDVHVWDTWILRDRDGSIATVDGYRVILSLTAPADVLPGKRHDLATIRYFYSRDGKQWRDGGPVFDADAAFGQRQWAGSALLDDDGAVYVYYTAAGHADAEALTYEQRIAVAAGGRVKTGDGLRIEGDWEHEVILEPDGNRYEREDQSRGMIYTFRDPWFFEDPATGRTHLLFEANTPVPEGSDACDGDPALQEFNGSIGIATSPTGDPTDWELRPPLLDAVCVNQELERPHVVVRDGRYYLFFSSHDHTFAPGIDGFDGLYGFVADSLRGDYRPLNDTGLVLTNPANAAFQTYSWMAFPHRDEVLVQSFFNYYDLGDLSLDDVGHLPEEEQLGKFGGTLAPTARLGVDGDRTWIRGTLDHGHVPTEAEDLPPLRRFGDERVATGRYGRRNPSGR, from the coding sequence ATGTCTCTCTACGACGCCGCGCCGGACGGCGGCGGCCGCACCGCAGCGTGGACCCGGGGGCAGGCCCGCGAGGTCGCGCGCTCCGACGACGTCGTCGCGCCGGTCGTCTACCCGCCCGAGACGGACCCGCTCTCCGACGACGTGCACGTCTGGGACACGTGGATCCTCCGCGACCGCGACGGGAGCATCGCAACCGTCGACGGCTACCGCGTCATCCTCTCGCTGACCGCGCCGGCCGACGTACTGCCGGGCAAGCGCCACGACCTGGCGACGATCCGGTACTTCTACTCCCGAGACGGGAAGCAGTGGCGGGACGGGGGTCCCGTGTTCGACGCCGACGCCGCGTTCGGCCAGCGCCAGTGGGCCGGCTCCGCGCTGCTTGACGACGACGGCGCGGTGTACGTCTACTACACCGCCGCCGGCCACGCTGACGCCGAGGCCCTCACCTACGAGCAGCGCATCGCCGTGGCCGCCGGCGGCCGCGTCAAGACCGGCGACGGCCTCCGCATCGAGGGTGACTGGGAACACGAGGTGATCCTCGAACCCGACGGCAACCGCTACGAGCGCGAGGACCAGTCCCGGGGAATGATCTACACGTTCCGCGACCCGTGGTTCTTCGAGGACCCGGCGACCGGCCGGACGCATCTCCTCTTCGAGGCGAACACGCCGGTTCCCGAGGGGAGCGACGCCTGCGACGGCGACCCGGCGCTCCAGGAGTTCAACGGCAGCATCGGGATCGCGACGTCGCCGACCGGCGACCCGACCGACTGGGAGCTCCGGCCGCCGCTGCTCGACGCCGTCTGCGTCAATCAGGAACTCGAGCGCCCGCACGTCGTCGTCCGCGACGGGCGGTACTACCTCTTCTTCTCCAGCCACGACCACACGTTCGCGCCCGGGATCGACGGGTTCGACGGTCTCTACGGTTTCGTCGCCGACTCACTGCGCGGCGACTACCGACCCCTGAACGACACCGGCCTCGTCCTGACGAACCCCGCGAACGCGGCGTTCCAGACGTACTCCTGGATGGCGTTTCCCCACCGCGACGAGGTGCTCGTCCAGAGCTTCTTCAACTACTACGACCTCGGCGACCTCTCGCTGGACGACGTGGGGCACCTCCCGGAGGAGGAGCAGTTAGGGAAGTTCGGCGGGACGCTCGCGCCCACCGCGCGCCTCGGCGTCGACGGCGACCGGACGTGGATCCGCGGGACGCTCGACCACGGCCACGTGCCGACCGAGGCCGAGGACCTGCCGCCGCTCCGCCGGTTCGGCGACGAACGGGTCGCGACCGGGCGGTACGGTCGGCGGAATCCGAGCGGACGGTAA
- a CDS encoding GH32 C-terminal domain-containing protein, whose protein sequence is MNGSPVAVACLHAGTLSAEQAAAYDWCRDAAARADRVSLGDLRRGDADLAGYDALWWHADGEIADERSVEEVAPTVRSFVADGGGLFLSLRALSAIATLGFDDVAPDAAGREEITRDDGFLWAARHADHPAVTDERLRITTLPTGITHSYARYEEVVPSQGDLLASMTRGPDDSPYEMTTFAWRHGEGTVVGAGAGLAFDASDAYVAERTQVAGGLLESVATEAWSATGRPKSADELSSVRASLDGIDRHRPQYHLSPPANWLNDPNGVIQHDGRYHVFYQYNPVGPFHHAIHWGHAVSDDLIHWEDEPVALTPSPDGPDRDGCWSGCAVVDTDGTPTALYTGGRGEWQLPCLARAGNGDLRTWVKDPDNPVVEEPPTDPAILSTEHWAAEFRDHCVWRDGDTWYQLVGAGLQDGGGAALLYEGETLDEWEYVGPILSSSDAADGTVWECPELLDFGDRQLLHVSNYEDVVYFVGQYEDGEFAPEREGLLDYGDYYAPQSTRADDGRVLTWGWVQEARDPAAQWDAGWSGAMSLPRVLDVDDEGRLVQRPPAELRDLREERLRSGSVAVEPGEREPLGIDGDALEIDLAVDLGDAAAFDLTVLGSPDGEEETTIRVTDAGEVAVDRSSSSLHPGADASTQTMPLDGGGPVDLRVFVDGSVIEVFANDRRCLTSRGYPVRPDSEAVSIAAEGGTATVESLDVWRVGSAWPGADEREERSVRR, encoded by the coding sequence ATGAACGGATCGCCGGTAGCCGTCGCCTGCCTGCACGCCGGGACGCTCTCCGCGGAACAGGCGGCGGCGTACGATTGGTGTCGCGACGCGGCCGCCCGCGCGGACCGGGTCTCGCTCGGCGACCTGCGCCGCGGCGACGCCGACCTCGCCGGGTACGACGCGCTCTGGTGGCACGCCGACGGCGAGATCGCGGACGAGCGGAGCGTCGAGGAGGTCGCCCCAACGGTCAGGTCGTTCGTGGCCGACGGCGGCGGCCTCTTTCTCAGTCTCCGGGCGCTCTCCGCGATAGCGACGCTCGGCTTCGACGACGTCGCGCCTGACGCGGCCGGCCGCGAGGAGATCACCCGCGACGACGGCTTCCTCTGGGCGGCGCGCCACGCCGACCACCCCGCGGTGACCGACGAGCGCCTCCGTATCACGACGCTCCCCACTGGCATCACCCACTCGTACGCCCGGTACGAGGAGGTCGTCCCGTCGCAAGGGGACCTCCTCGCGTCGATGACCCGCGGCCCCGACGACTCCCCCTACGAGATGACGACGTTCGCGTGGCGCCACGGCGAGGGAACGGTCGTCGGCGCCGGCGCGGGACTCGCGTTCGACGCCAGCGACGCCTACGTCGCCGAGCGGACGCAGGTGGCGGGCGGCCTGCTCGAATCGGTCGCGACCGAGGCGTGGTCGGCGACCGGCCGACCGAAAAGCGCCGACGAACTGTCGTCGGTCCGCGCCTCGCTCGACGGGATCGACCGGCACCGACCGCAGTACCACCTGAGCCCGCCGGCGAACTGGCTCAACGACCCGAACGGGGTCATCCAGCACGACGGCCGCTACCACGTCTTCTACCAGTACAACCCCGTCGGCCCGTTCCACCACGCGATCCACTGGGGCCACGCCGTCAGCGACGACCTGATCCACTGGGAGGACGAACCCGTCGCGCTCACACCGTCGCCCGACGGCCCGGACCGCGACGGCTGCTGGTCGGGCTGCGCCGTGGTCGACACCGACGGAACGCCGACGGCGCTGTACACCGGCGGCCGCGGCGAGTGGCAGTTACCCTGTCTCGCGCGGGCCGGCAACGGCGACCTCCGCACGTGGGTCAAGGACCCCGATAACCCGGTCGTCGAGGAGCCGCCGACGGACCCGGCGATCCTGAGCACGGAGCACTGGGCGGCCGAGTTCCGCGACCACTGCGTCTGGCGCGACGGCGACACCTGGTACCAGCTCGTCGGCGCGGGCCTGCAGGACGGCGGCGGCGCGGCGCTGCTGTACGAGGGCGAGACCCTCGACGAGTGGGAGTACGTCGGCCCCATCCTGTCGTCGTCGGACGCCGCCGACGGGACGGTCTGGGAGTGCCCCGAACTGCTCGACTTCGGCGACCGACAGCTGCTCCACGTCTCGAACTACGAGGACGTGGTGTACTTCGTCGGCCAGTACGAGGACGGCGAGTTCGCCCCCGAGCGCGAGGGCCTGCTCGACTACGGCGACTACTACGCGCCGCAGTCGACCCGCGCTGACGACGGCCGGGTCCTCACCTGGGGCTGGGTGCAGGAGGCCCGCGACCCGGCCGCGCAGTGGGACGCCGGGTGGTCCGGCGCGATGTCGCTCCCGCGCGTCCTCGACGTGGACGACGAGGGCCGCCTCGTCCAGCGCCCGCCCGCCGAACTCCGCGACCTCCGCGAGGAGCGCCTCCGGAGCGGGTCGGTCGCGGTCGAACCGGGCGAGCGCGAACCGCTCGGCATCGACGGCGACGCCCTGGAGATCGACCTCGCCGTCGACCTCGGCGACGCGGCGGCGTTCGACCTCACCGTCCTCGGCTCGCCGGACGGCGAGGAAGAGACGACGATACGCGTCACCGACGCCGGCGAGGTGGCCGTCGACCGCTCGTCGTCCAGCCTCCACCCCGGCGCGGACGCGTCGACGCAGACGATGCCGCTCGACGGGGGCGGGCCGGTCGACCTCCGCGTCTTCGTCGACGGCTCCGTGATCGAGGTGTTCGCGAACGACCGGCGCTGCCTGACGAGCCGCGGCTACCCGGTGCGCCCCGACAGCGAGGCGGTGTCGATCGCCGCCGAGGGCGGCACCGCGACCGTCGAGTCGCTCGACGTGTGGCGGGTCGGGTCGGCGTGGCCGGGGGCCGACGAGCGCGAGGAGCGGTCCGTTCGGCGGTAG
- the arcS gene encoding archaeosine synthase subunit alpha, which translates to MTDYFEVHERDGAARVAELRLSDPVTTPALVDSADPRSADARADRDETSARVHRIVRDAGSLWPEERELPEGDESTLTVLPHRAFPSGTADEVQESFAVDYPAVDYPNAVVVTTDTAEDFGADAYVVSGTPGFVGHGAAFREAIVDLREAIPADSALYLPGVATPANVATLVYAGVDLVDPDKAYVKGTQGKYLTSDGEAFLEDLTELPCACPACQQSVESFDRGDCAEHNVNALAAELARVRERIRSGRLRDYVEGQARHEQWLTAAFREFDQQWEYAEERAPVYRTSEITAATEDTLRRVEIQRFADRVTSRYRNRFDNPLVLVPCSATKPYSESQSHGQFHDAVQFRAHTVSMTSPIGVVPQELELTYPAQHYDSVVTGRWSEDEKGFVASVLRRYLERNEYPRVVAHVPDEGYRDVCERVEESLGLDFEYTVEDHPTTTESLANLSSTLSGELKFPKREREHNTVRAIADYQFGDGAGDDLFGDISTQSRYPKLRVHDADGEQLAAMVPQYGVLAFTLAGARRWVESDAATKRVEIDGFVPHGSVLAPGVVDADDDVRVGDEVVVEGPSAFAVGRAQMTGPEMAESARGIACSVRHVEEK; encoded by the coding sequence ATGACCGACTACTTCGAGGTCCACGAGCGCGACGGGGCCGCGCGAGTGGCGGAACTCCGCCTCTCGGATCCGGTGACGACACCGGCCCTGGTCGACAGCGCGGATCCACGATCCGCGGACGCGAGGGCGGACCGCGACGAGACGAGCGCCCGCGTCCACCGGATCGTCCGGGACGCCGGGAGCCTCTGGCCCGAGGAGCGCGAACTCCCCGAGGGTGACGAGTCGACGCTGACCGTCCTCCCGCACCGCGCGTTCCCCTCCGGCACCGCCGACGAGGTGCAGGAGTCGTTCGCCGTCGACTACCCCGCGGTCGACTACCCGAACGCCGTCGTCGTCACGACGGACACCGCCGAGGACTTCGGGGCCGACGCCTACGTCGTCTCCGGCACGCCCGGGTTCGTCGGCCACGGAGCGGCGTTCCGGGAGGCGATCGTGGACCTGCGCGAGGCGATCCCCGCCGACAGCGCGCTTTACCTGCCGGGCGTCGCCACGCCGGCGAACGTCGCGACGCTCGTCTACGCGGGCGTCGACCTCGTCGACCCGGACAAGGCGTACGTCAAGGGGACGCAGGGCAAGTACCTCACCAGCGACGGCGAGGCGTTCCTGGAGGACCTCACCGAACTCCCCTGCGCCTGTCCGGCGTGCCAGCAGTCCGTCGAGTCGTTCGACCGCGGCGACTGCGCCGAGCACAACGTCAACGCGCTGGCGGCGGAACTCGCCAGAGTCCGCGAGCGGATCCGTTCGGGCCGCCTGCGGGACTACGTCGAGGGGCAGGCCCGCCACGAGCAGTGGCTCACCGCCGCGTTCCGCGAGTTCGACCAGCAGTGGGAGTACGCCGAGGAGCGCGCACCGGTCTACCGCACCAGCGAGATCACCGCCGCGACGGAGGACACCCTCCGGCGCGTCGAGATCCAGCGGTTCGCCGACCGCGTCACCTCGCGGTACCGCAACCGCTTCGACAACCCGTTGGTGCTGGTCCCGTGCTCGGCGACGAAGCCCTACAGCGAGTCCCAGAGTCACGGCCAGTTCCACGACGCCGTCCAGTTCCGCGCGCACACGGTGTCGATGACCTCGCCCATCGGCGTCGTACCCCAGGAGCTCGAACTCACCTACCCCGCCCAGCACTACGACTCCGTGGTGACCGGGCGGTGGTCGGAGGACGAGAAGGGGTTCGTCGCGAGCGTCCTCCGGCGCTACCTCGAACGCAACGAGTACCCCCGCGTCGTCGCGCACGTGCCGGACGAGGGCTACCGCGACGTCTGCGAGCGCGTCGAGGAGTCGCTCGGCCTCGACTTCGAGTACACCGTCGAGGACCACCCGACGACGACCGAGTCGCTCGCCAACCTCTCCTCGACGCTGTCGGGCGAGCTGAAGTTCCCGAAGCGCGAGCGCGAGCACAACACCGTCCGCGCCATCGCGGACTACCAGTTCGGCGACGGCGCCGGCGACGACCTCTTCGGCGACATCTCGACGCAGAGCCGCTACCCGAAGCTCCGCGTCCACGACGCCGACGGCGAGCAGCTCGCGGCGATGGTGCCGCAGTACGGCGTGCTCGCGTTCACCCTCGCCGGCGCGCGCCGCTGGGTCGAGAGCGACGCGGCGACGAAGCGCGTCGAGATAGACGGCTTCGTCCCGCACGGGAGCGTCCTCGCGCCGGGCGTCGTCGACGCCGACGACGACGTGCGCGTCGGCGACGAGGTGGTCGTCGAGGGGCCGTCGGCGTTCGCGGTCGGCCGGGCGCAGATGACCGGCCCGGAGATGGCTGAGAGCGCTCGCGGCATCGCCTGCTCGGTCCGCCACGTCGAAGAGAAGTGA
- a CDS encoding ABC transporter ATP-binding protein, with product MDQLDTERDGRRALLALVRRYGDGYRVHLAAGICLTVLTVAVSQVMPYVLGVAIDALFTGAQPYSIRFLPDAWIPAERTGQFWFTLVLIVALSGAALLFGTAADFLWGNFAQHMQHEVRVDAYEAAQERDLSFYDDVQTGEVMSVLNNDVNKLENFFTQIVSMGIRVLVMTTGIALFMLWIHYQLAAVALVVLPVLFGVTRLFERRVSPKYEEKRSRVGKLNGRLENNVGGIQTIKSYSTEDEERERVRGSSAGYRDIAWSAFLERVGLIGAISGLTSVGYAVTFLVGGYWVLFGPPLFFTASLSVGTLVTFLLYSNRFQFPMYQFAGVLDGYQNARAAAARVVTLLEGESDVRTRPDADDLSVREGRVEYDGVTFSYEGNEESALDDVSFEAEPGSFVGLVGPTGAGKSTTMKLLPRLYDADEGAVRVDGQDVREVTLDSLRERVGYVSQEPYLFTGTVAENVAYGLDATHGEVVAAAKSAGAHEFVVDLDDGYDTEVGERGVKLSGGQKQRVALARALLKDPEILVLDEATSHVDNETEAVIQERLGDLTADRTTFAIAHRLSTVRDADTILVFDDGEIVERGSHEELLAADGLYANLWRVQVGDVEELPDSFLQRAHERMRAET from the coding sequence ATGGATCAACTCGACACGGAGCGGGACGGCCGTCGCGCCCTCCTCGCCCTCGTCAGGCGATACGGCGACGGCTACCGCGTCCACCTCGCCGCCGGGATCTGCCTGACGGTGCTGACCGTGGCGGTGTCGCAGGTGATGCCGTACGTCCTCGGCGTCGCCATCGACGCGCTGTTCACGGGGGCGCAGCCGTACTCCATCCGGTTCCTGCCGGACGCGTGGATCCCCGCAGAGCGAACCGGCCAGTTCTGGTTCACCCTCGTCCTCATCGTCGCGCTGTCCGGCGCGGCGCTGCTTTTCGGCACTGCGGCGGACTTCCTCTGGGGCAACTTCGCCCAGCACATGCAACACGAGGTGCGCGTCGACGCTTACGAGGCGGCCCAGGAGCGCGATCTCTCGTTCTACGACGACGTGCAGACCGGGGAGGTGATGAGCGTGCTGAACAACGACGTGAACAAGCTGGAGAACTTCTTCACCCAGATCGTCTCGATGGGCATCCGCGTGCTGGTGATGACCACCGGGATCGCCCTGTTCATGCTGTGGATCCACTACCAGCTCGCCGCCGTCGCGCTCGTCGTCCTCCCCGTCCTCTTCGGCGTCACGCGGCTGTTCGAGCGCCGCGTCTCGCCGAAGTACGAGGAGAAACGGTCCCGCGTCGGCAAGCTGAACGGCCGGCTGGAGAACAACGTCGGCGGCATCCAGACGATCAAGTCCTACAGCACCGAGGACGAGGAGCGCGAGCGCGTCCGTGGCTCGTCGGCGGGCTACCGCGACATCGCCTGGAGCGCCTTCCTCGAACGCGTCGGGCTGATCGGGGCCATCTCCGGGCTGACCTCGGTGGGGTACGCCGTCACCTTCCTCGTCGGCGGCTACTGGGTGCTGTTCGGCCCGCCACTTTTCTTCACGGCGTCGCTGTCGGTCGGGACGCTCGTCACGTTCCTGCTGTACAGCAACCGGTTCCAGTTCCCGATGTACCAGTTCGCCGGCGTCCTCGACGGCTACCAGAACGCCCGCGCCGCGGCGGCGCGGGTGGTCACGCTGCTGGAGGGCGAGAGCGACGTGCGAACGCGTCCGGACGCCGACGACCTCTCCGTGCGAGAGGGCCGCGTCGAGTACGACGGCGTCACGTTCAGCTACGAGGGGAACGAGGAGTCGGCGCTCGACGACGTCTCCTTCGAGGCCGAGCCGGGGTCGTTCGTCGGCCTCGTCGGCCCCACCGGCGCGGGCAAGTCGACGACGATGAAGCTCCTCCCGCGCCTGTACGACGCGGACGAGGGCGCCGTGCGGGTCGACGGGCAGGACGTGCGGGAGGTGACCCTCGACAGCCTGCGCGAGCGCGTCGGCTACGTCTCGCAGGAGCCGTACCTCTTTACGGGTACCGTCGCGGAGAACGTCGCCTACGGCCTCGACGCGACCCACGGGGAGGTCGTCGCCGCCGCGAAGAGCGCCGGCGCGCACGAGTTCGTCGTCGACCTCGACGACGGCTACGACACGGAGGTCGGCGAGCGCGGCGTGAAGCTCTCCGGCGGCCAGAAGCAGCGGGTCGCGCTGGCCCGCGCGCTCCTCAAGGACCCCGAGATACTCGTCCTCGACGAGGCGACCAGCCACGTCGACAACGAGACGGAGGCGGTCATCCAGGAGCGCCTCGGCGACCTCACCGCCGACCGGACGACGTTCGCCATCGCCCACCGCCTCTCGACGGTGCGGGACGCCGACACCATCCTCGTGTTCGACGACGGCGAGATAGTCGAGCGCGGCAGCCACGAGGAGCTACTGGCCGCGGACGGCCTCTACGCTAACCTCTGGCGGGTACAGGTCGGCGACGTGGAGGAGCTGCCGGACTCGTTCCTCCAGCGAGCCCACGAGCGGATGCGGGCCGAAACGTAG
- the tgtA gene encoding tRNA guanosine(15) transglycosylase TgtA: MRDHFELRDADVAGRIGELTVPRAGVTVETPALLPVINPNLETISPSRLADEFGAEILITNSYIIHGNESLRERALSEGLHELLDFDGAIMTDSGSFQLSVYGEIDVTPPEILEFQRDIGSDIGTPVDIPTPPDASRETAEIDLETTEERIAEAETIDTGDMLVTAPVQGSTYPDLREEAARTADASSLDVFPVGAVVPMMNDYRFDDMVDVVAAAKRGLSADAPVHLFGAGHPMMFALAAALGCDLFDSAAYALYARDDRYLTVRGTQQLDDLDYFPCNCPVCSEHTPDEVRALGRDAREEELAAHNLHVTFAEIRRIKQAIRTGNLLELVETRARGHPAMLDGYRALLDHAEQLEREDPTSKGTFFYVSSESARRPEVLRHRERLDRIDAPAGDLLLTEGADVTGYDETWRLVPPFGPVPPALAQTYPLTAETPSRADDEARRAAAEAVARFAELNPETAVTVAHYDWPDHVVRRLPDGVERIDLAERQ, translated from the coding sequence ATGCGCGACCACTTCGAACTCCGCGACGCGGACGTCGCGGGCCGCATCGGGGAGCTGACCGTCCCCCGGGCGGGGGTGACCGTCGAGACGCCGGCGCTGCTGCCGGTGATAAACCCCAACCTGGAGACGATCAGCCCGTCGCGGCTCGCCGACGAGTTCGGCGCGGAGATCCTCATCACCAACTCCTACATCATCCACGGCAACGAGTCGCTGCGCGAGCGGGCGCTGTCGGAGGGCCTCCACGAACTGCTCGACTTCGACGGCGCGATCATGACGGACTCGGGGTCGTTCCAGCTGTCGGTGTACGGCGAGATCGACGTGACGCCGCCCGAGATCCTGGAGTTCCAGCGCGACATCGGCTCGGACATCGGGACGCCGGTGGACATCCCGACGCCGCCCGACGCGTCGCGCGAGACCGCCGAGATCGACCTGGAGACGACCGAGGAGCGCATCGCCGAGGCCGAGACGATCGACACGGGCGACATGCTCGTCACCGCGCCGGTGCAGGGGTCGACGTACCCCGACCTGCGCGAGGAGGCGGCCCGAACGGCCGACGCCTCGTCGCTCGACGTGTTCCCGGTCGGCGCGGTCGTACCGATGATGAACGACTACCGGTTCGACGACATGGTCGACGTGGTCGCCGCCGCGAAGCGCGGCCTCTCGGCGGACGCGCCGGTCCACCTGTTCGGCGCGGGCCACCCCATGATGTTCGCGCTCGCCGCCGCGCTGGGCTGTGACCTGTTCGACTCCGCCGCGTACGCGCTGTACGCGCGCGACGACCGCTACCTCACCGTGCGCGGCACCCAGCAGTTGGACGACCTCGACTACTTCCCCTGCAACTGCCCGGTGTGCTCGGAGCACACCCCCGACGAGGTCCGGGCGCTGGGCCGCGACGCCCGCGAGGAGGAACTCGCCGCGCACAACCTCCACGTCACGTTCGCCGAGATCCGGCGGATCAAGCAGGCGATCCGGACAGGGAACCTGCTGGAACTCGTCGAGACCCGCGCCCGCGGCCACCCGGCGATGCTCGACGGCTACCGCGCGCTGCTCGACCACGCCGAGCAACTGGAGCGCGAGGACCCCACCTCCAAGGGCACGTTCTTCTACGTCTCCTCGGAGAGCGCGCGCCGGCCGGAGGTGCTGCGCCACCGCGAGCGCCTCGACCGGATCGACGCGCCGGCGGGCGACCTGCTGCTCACGGAGGGCGCGGACGTCACCGGCTACGACGAGACGTGGCGGCTCGTCCCGCCGTTCGGCCCCGTGCCGCCCGCACTCGCCCAGACGTACCCGCTGACCGCGGAGACGCCGAGCAGGGCCGACGACGAGGCCCGCCGCGCCGCCGCCGAGGCCGTGGCGCGGTTCGCCGAACTGAACCCCGAGACGGCGGTCACCGTCGCCCACTACGACTGGCCGGACCACGTCGTCCGCCGGTTGCCCGACGGCGTCGAGCGGATCGACCTGGCCGAGCGCCAGTAG
- a CDS encoding NUDIX hydrolase: MPDDAVDPAANDPTASDGLAWQTLDSRVAYTCPGFDVVQEDVRLPDGTETDFDYLSEGESVVVLPFTPEGDVVVIEEWRQAVDRVNRALPAGGLEQNDDDLPAAVRRELTEETGYEADAVEHLVTVEPANGFSDAVFHYFVARDCTATGEQDLDDNETIRVDTTPFDSLLAAVRENEIRDGRTALGVMYYALFE; this comes from the coding sequence ATGCCCGACGACGCCGTAGACCCCGCTGCGAACGACCCGACCGCGAGCGACGGCCTCGCGTGGCAGACACTGGACTCCCGCGTCGCCTACACCTGTCCCGGCTTCGACGTCGTGCAGGAGGACGTGCGCCTCCCGGACGGCACCGAGACAGACTTCGACTACCTCTCCGAGGGCGAGAGCGTCGTCGTCCTCCCGTTCACCCCCGAGGGCGACGTCGTCGTCATCGAGGAGTGGCGACAGGCGGTCGACCGCGTCAACCGCGCGCTCCCCGCCGGCGGTCTGGAACAGAACGACGACGACCTGCCCGCGGCCGTCCGCCGCGAACTGACCGAGGAGACGGGGTACGAGGCCGACGCCGTCGAGCACCTCGTTACCGTCGAACCGGCGAACGGCTTCTCCGACGCCGTCTTCCACTACTTCGTCGCCCGCGACTGCACGGCGACCGGCGAGCAGGACCTCGACGACAACGAGACCATCCGGGTCGACACGACGCCGTTCGACTCGCTGCTGGCGGCCGTCCGCGAGAACGAGATCCGCGACGGCCGGACCGCGCTCGGCGTCATGTACTACGCGCTGTTCGAGTGA
- a CDS encoding ABC transporter permease — protein MTRLLSVSTRALVKREILRYVRRPSNTFLPPLITNVLYFSVFGVILGDRIDKIQGFDYIVFILPGLIVLGAISNAFENASFSIFHGRWNEYIHETLTSPMSYTEMVLAYIGASALRGLVVGVIIALVGWAFEPVGVAKPFYLVAFLVVISVLFASLGVVGGLWAEDFDYLTVMNQFIVRPLVFFGGVFYSLDILPPIYRTLSLLNPMVYMVNGVRYGFLAYSDIDHNVALAVLSALTLAVVLVDVALFKRGYGLTD, from the coding sequence GTGACCCGCCTCCTGTCGGTGAGCACGCGGGCGCTCGTGAAGCGGGAGATACTGCGGTACGTCCGCCGCCCCTCGAACACCTTCCTCCCGCCGCTTATCACCAACGTGCTGTACTTCTCGGTGTTCGGCGTCATCCTCGGCGACCGGATCGACAAGATCCAGGGGTTCGACTACATCGTGTTCATCCTGCCCGGACTCATCGTGCTGGGCGCGATCTCGAACGCGTTCGAGAACGCCTCGTTCTCGATCTTCCACGGGCGGTGGAACGAGTACATCCACGAGACGCTCACCTCGCCGATGTCGTACACGGAGATGGTGCTCGCGTACATCGGGGCGAGCGCGCTCCGCGGGCTCGTCGTCGGCGTCATCATCGCGCTCGTCGGCTGGGCGTTCGAACCGGTCGGCGTCGCGAAGCCGTTCTACCTCGTCGCCTTCCTCGTCGTCATCTCCGTGCTGTTCGCCAGCCTCGGCGTCGTGGGGGGCCTCTGGGCCGAGGACTTCGACTACCTCACCGTCATGAATCAGTTCATCGTCCGGCCGCTCGTGTTCTTCGGCGGCGTGTTCTACTCGCTGGATATCCTGCCGCCGATCTACCGGACGCTGTCGCTACTGAACCCGATGGTGTACATGGTCAACGGCGTCCGCTACGGCTTCCTCGCGTACTCGGACATCGACCACAACGTCGCGCTGGCCGTGCTCTCGGCGCTGACGCTGGCCGTGGTGCTGGTCGACGTGGCGCTGTTCAAAAGAGGCTACGGGCTCACCGACTAG